The proteins below are encoded in one region of Pan paniscus chromosome 4, NHGRI_mPanPan1-v2.0_pri, whole genome shotgun sequence:
- the LOC106634379 gene encoding putative uncharacterized protein FLJ44672: MQPRETAVPAEAAMWEAEAGPPQIGLSRATCSLPASSPGPALPPGCVSRPDSGLPTTSLDSAPAQLPAALVGPPLPEAKLPRPSSGLTVASPCSAPALRWQGRWAPLGPAWASRRPLQAQIVLKSASPGPAPASRRPLQAQVVVKSAWNWAWKSSKSAFPGPAPSSRRPLQVQKFLESASPGPAPPASQWPLSAQTSSWLLAAFPGPAFDFWWPLQAQNLTSSGPLQARPPASRRPAWAWTHSRLTADSPCPASSCLIAASRVQSSCLSAASAGPAPACQRPL, translated from the coding sequence ATGCAGCCAAGAGAAACAGCTGTGCCTGCAGAGGCCgccatgtgggaggctgaggccgggcctCCTCAAATAGGCCTCTCCAGAGCCACTTGCAGCCTCCCGGcgtcctctccgggcccagctcttcctcccggctgTGTCTCCAGGCCTGACTCTGGCCTCCCAACAACGTCTTTGgactcagctcctgcccagctcccagcggCCCTGGTAGGCCCACCACTTCCcgaagccaagctccccaggcccagctcaggcctcacggtggcctctccatgctcagctcctgccctccgatggcaaggtcggtgggctcctctaggcccagcttgggcctcccggcggcctctgcaggcccaaatCGTCCTGAagtcggcctctccaggcccagctccggcctcccggcggcctctgcaggcccaagtcgtCGTCAAGTCGGCCTGGAATTGGGCCTGGAAGAGCAGCAAGTCGGCCTTCCCGGGCCCAGCTCCGTCCTCTcggcggcctctccaggtgcaaaagttcctcgagtcagcctctccaggcccagctcctcctgcctcccagtggcctctttcagcCCAGACCAGCTCATGGCTCTTggcggccttcccaggccccgcttttgacttttggtggcctcttcaggcccagaacTTGACCTCCAGTGGGCCTTTGCAGGCCCGGCCTCCTGCCTCTCGAAGGCCTGCATGGGCCTGGACTCACAGCAGACTCACAGCGGactctccatgcccagctagctcTTGCCTCATTGCGGCCTCCCgagtccaaagctcctgcctctCGGCCGCTTCGGCAGGCCCAGCTCCCGCCTGCCAGCGGCCTCTTTAG